From a region of the Streptococcus ruminantium genome:
- a CDS encoding arsenate reductase family protein, whose product MILFYEYPKCTTCRAAKAELKSLGLDFEAIDIKATPPSVDQLKTWMEATGLELKKYFNTSGNSYRQLGLKDRFGSLTLEEALSLLANDGMLIKRPLLIKDGKILQIGYRTKYENLGL is encoded by the coding sequence ATGATTTTATTTTATGAGTATCCCAAATGTACGACCTGTCGGGCAGCAAAGGCAGAGCTGAAAAGTTTGGGACTGGATTTTGAAGCAATTGATATAAAGGCGACTCCACCCAGTGTAGACCAGCTAAAGACTTGGATGGAGGCAACAGGTTTGGAATTAAAAAAATATTTCAATACCTCAGGCAATAGCTACCGTCAACTTGGTTTGAAAGATCGGTTTGGGAGTCTGACATTGGAGGAAGCTCTCAGTCTTTTAGCCAATGATGGTATGTTAATCAAGCGTCCTTTGCTGATTAAGGATGGAAAAATTTTACAGATTGGCTATCGGACAAAATATGAAAATCTCGGTTTATAA
- a CDS encoding methylated-DNA--[protein]-cysteine S-methyltransferase has protein sequence MYYKSIYTSPIGAMSLVASDKGLRGVWFEGQKYFERGLESQVRIAAHPVLDQVIQLLDAYFSGQIVDFSSLTLECVGTVFQKRVWKILQSIPTGQTITYGQIAKQLDIRSGQAVGGAVGRNPYSIIVPCHRVIGQKGQLTGYAGGVDRKIWLLRHENSTYSTL, from the coding sequence ATGTATTACAAATCCATTTATACCAGTCCGATTGGGGCAATGTCTTTGGTAGCTAGTGATAAAGGGCTACGTGGAGTCTGGTTTGAGGGGCAGAAATACTTTGAGAGAGGTCTAGAAAGTCAGGTTCGGATTGCTGCTCATCCTGTTCTAGACCAGGTGATTCAGCTCTTGGATGCCTATTTTTCAGGACAGATAGTTGATTTTTCCAGTTTAACCTTGGAATGTGTTGGAACAGTATTTCAGAAAAGGGTTTGGAAAATCTTGCAAAGTATACCAACTGGACAGACGATTACCTATGGGCAGATTGCTAAGCAATTGGATATTCGTTCAGGACAGGCAGTTGGTGGAGCTGTGGGTCGAAATCCTTATTCGATTATTGTTCCCTGCCATAGGGTTATCGGTCAGAAAGGACAACTGACTGGCTATGCAGGTGGGGTGGATAGGAAAATCTGGCTTTTGCGGCATGAAAATTCAACCTATAGTACATTATAA
- a CDS encoding cation transporter: protein MNHKAIERKSLTISSIVNGLSGLAGVAVYIMTDLNALLLDGVFSLIAFVSSLVAVYISKNSHKKTETFPQGLYFLEPLYAIMKSLATLLLLIFAVLETSATAFAYFVHGNGQQMTIGPAVPYTITMFLIYIGLYLYNRYMSAKVNHLSTIILAEAKGNLIDGLISGAIGIAVLLLYLIPINSWLGFLHYTGDFFLTLILALISFKEPWSVLVASFKELANGTVHFPEIHDSIYQILEPYLNEEANDVEIHIFKQGMNIRVKINLHNVQHEIVQKLLENKPQMLYLLRKQHEYISVEYAL from the coding sequence ATGAATCACAAAGCAATCGAACGCAAGTCACTTACCATTTCTTCTATCGTGAATGGATTATCCGGTTTAGCAGGAGTAGCTGTTTATATCATGACAGATTTAAATGCTCTTCTTCTGGATGGAGTCTTTTCTCTGATAGCATTTGTATCATCTCTAGTGGCAGTCTACATCTCCAAAAATAGCCATAAAAAAACAGAAACCTTTCCCCAAGGCCTTTACTTTCTAGAGCCGCTTTATGCGATTATGAAGTCTCTGGCAACCTTACTACTATTGATTTTTGCTGTACTAGAAACGAGTGCAACAGCCTTTGCCTATTTCGTGCATGGAAATGGTCAGCAAATGACAATCGGTCCTGCGGTTCCCTACACGATTACCATGTTCCTTATTTATATCGGACTCTACCTCTATAATCGCTACATGAGTGCCAAAGTCAACCATCTATCGACCATCATCCTAGCAGAAGCAAAAGGGAATTTAATTGATGGTCTAATCTCTGGAGCGATTGGTATCGCAGTACTTCTTCTCTATCTCATTCCAATCAACTCATGGCTAGGCTTTCTTCATTACACCGGAGATTTCTTTTTAACGCTCATCTTAGCTCTCATTTCGTTCAAAGAACCTTGGAGCGTATTAGTAGCATCCTTTAAAGAATTGGCTAATGGTACTGTTCATTTCCCTGAAATTCACGACTCTATCTATCAGATACTTGAACCCTATTTAAACGAAGAAGCAAATGATGTTGAGATTCATATTTTCAAACAAGGGATGAATATCCGTGTCAAGATAAACCTCCATAATGTTCAGCATGAAATTGTCCAGAAACTCTTAGAAAACAAGCCTCAAATGCTCTATCTCCTAAGAAAACAGCATGAGTATATTTCTGTTGAATATGCTCTATAA
- a CDS encoding 3-phosphoglycerate dehydrogenase family protein has protein sequence MVFSVRTFNNINQVGLKELGNRFQIDGDYAANPDAFIIRSENLHGFDFPENLKAIARAGAGTNNIPIDRATEKGIVVFNTPGANANAVKEAVLASILLSARDYIGARAWTNTLSGVDVPKQVEAGKKQFAGTEIAGKTLGVIGLGAIGARIANDARRLGMNVLGYDPYVSIETAWNISSHVKRVDDLKEIFAHSDYITIHVPLTDKTRGLFNVDSFGQMKKGTTLINFARGELVNHTDLFEAIDAGVIKTYITDFGTEEVLNKEHIIVFPHVGGSTEEAELNCAIASGQTIRRFMETGEIINSVNFPNVKQPLDAPYRITLINKNIPNMVAKISTAVSELGINIDNIINKSKGDYAYTLLDLDEADKAKIDQLVTKFEATDAIVKVRVIQNKN, from the coding sequence ATGGTATTTAGCGTACGAACATTTAATAATATCAACCAAGTTGGACTTAAGGAATTGGGCAATAGGTTTCAGATTGATGGTGACTATGCAGCAAATCCAGATGCTTTTATTATCCGTTCTGAGAACTTGCATGGTTTTGACTTCCCAGAAAATCTAAAAGCGATTGCTCGTGCGGGTGCTGGGACGAATAACATTCCTATTGACCGGGCGACAGAGAAGGGAATTGTTGTTTTCAATACTCCCGGAGCCAATGCCAATGCAGTAAAGGAAGCAGTACTTGCCTCTATCCTCTTATCTGCTCGAGATTATATCGGAGCAAGAGCTTGGACAAATACTCTTTCGGGTGTTGATGTACCTAAGCAAGTAGAAGCTGGTAAAAAACAATTTGCAGGTACAGAGATTGCTGGTAAAACCTTAGGTGTCATTGGACTAGGCGCTATCGGTGCCCGCATTGCCAATGATGCTCGTCGTCTAGGCATGAATGTGCTTGGCTACGATCCATATGTTTCTATTGAGACAGCTTGGAATATATCTAGTCATGTTAAGCGTGTTGATGATCTGAAGGAAATCTTCGCCCATTCGGATTACATCACTATTCATGTTCCTTTGACAGATAAGACACGGGGACTTTTCAATGTAGATAGCTTCGGTCAAATGAAAAAAGGAACGACCTTGATTAACTTTGCTCGTGGTGAATTGGTTAACCATACAGATCTGTTTGAAGCGATTGATGCGGGTGTTATCAAAACCTATATTACAGATTTTGGTACGGAGGAAGTGCTCAATAAGGAGCATATCATTGTTTTTCCACATGTTGGAGGTTCCACCGAGGAAGCAGAGCTCAACTGTGCCATTGCATCTGGTCAGACTATTCGTCGTTTCATGGAAACGGGAGAAATCATCAACTCTGTCAACTTTCCAAATGTCAAGCAACCTTTGGATGCGCCTTATCGTATCACCCTGATTAACAAGAATATTCCAAACATGGTTGCAAAAATTTCAACAGCTGTGTCAGAATTGGGGATCAATATTGATAATATCATCAATAAGTCTAAGGGAGACTACGCTTATACCCTTCTTGATTTGGATGAAGCGGATAAGGCTAAAATTGATCAATTGGTGACTAAATTTGAGGCAACAGATGCTATTGTCAAGGTACGTGTGATTCAAAATAAAAACTAA
- a CDS encoding exodeoxyribonuclease III, translating to MKLISWNIDSLNAALTAESPRAMLSRAVIDTLVAEDADIIAIQETKLSDKGPTKKHLEILESYFPDYKNTWRSSVEPARKGYAGTLFLYKNHLTPVISFPEIGAPSTMDAEGRIITLEFDHFYVTQVYTPNAGDGLKRLADRQIWDACYADYLSQLDSQKPVLATGDYNVAHKEIDLANPASNRQSPGFTDEERQGFTNLLAKGFTDTFRFLHGDIPSAYTWWAQRSRTSKINNTGWRIDYWLVSNRIADKVTKSAMIDSGARQDHTPIVMEITI from the coding sequence ATGAAACTCATTTCATGGAATATTGATTCCCTCAATGCTGCTCTAACCGCAGAATCTCCACGTGCCATGCTATCGCGTGCGGTCATTGATACGCTTGTAGCAGAAGATGCAGATATTATCGCCATTCAGGAAACCAAATTATCTGATAAGGGACCTACCAAAAAACACCTAGAAATCTTGGAAAGCTACTTCCCAGACTATAAGAACACGTGGCGCTCTTCTGTAGAGCCTGCCCGTAAAGGCTATGCTGGTACCCTTTTTCTTTATAAAAATCACCTGACACCAGTCATCTCCTTCCCAGAAATCGGTGCTCCATCTACTATGGATGCTGAAGGACGTATCATCACGCTGGAATTCGATCACTTTTATGTCACACAAGTTTATACACCAAATGCTGGAGATGGCTTAAAGAGATTAGCGGACCGCCAAATCTGGGATGCCTGCTACGCAGACTACCTCTCACAACTAGATAGCCAAAAACCTGTTTTGGCTACAGGCGATTACAACGTTGCCCATAAGGAAATCGACCTTGCTAATCCTGCAAGTAACCGTCAATCGCCAGGATTTACGGATGAAGAACGTCAAGGCTTTACAAATTTACTTGCAAAAGGCTTCACCGATACGTTTCGTTTCTTACACGGTGATATTCCCAGCGCTTACACATGGTGGGCACAGCGTAGCCGTACCAGCAAGATAAATAATACCGGATGGAGAATCGACTATTGGCTAGTCAGCAATCGAATTGCAGACAAGGTGACTAAGTCTGCTATGATTGACTCCGGAGCTCGCCAAGATCACACACCAATTGTGATGGAAATTACGATTTAA